The Tenebrio molitor chromosome 3, icTenMoli1.1, whole genome shotgun sequence genome contains a region encoding:
- the mino gene encoding glycerol-3-phosphate acyltransferase 1, mitochondrial isoform X1, with protein MFIPVLFSLFTYLNLFLIFLFFVKKMDLFNLFYGSLQLTIVLFFVYLILLMKWINKMVDIVTNRIFDTFSRFSPKENHQTDSLTTISQLKRFSKEQQLRKKNFFKDDAKDRETHLFDIKENVAEVEMPPSRPLMGLSCDYCTSVSRESLVNKTTEKFALNNILDHTPTIQKNGFFQRTFPHLNQVYQLKKFDYPQVAEVVLKDDRLKRATEKTALQQFADSEKNDDEFYQELLKNNHKRAHKLLYGMRSTLSDFLLRFTSWVLYKLLPCFLSCVVAHPGQINMLKEAGKTSLPLIFLPLHRSHLDYILISFILLNNNVRSPLVAAGDNLRIPFFGSLLRGLGAFFIKRRVDPIMGRKDFLYKAVLHTYMNECLRAGHNMEFFLEGGRTRTGKPCMPKYGILSVIVEAFMDGTIEDALLVPVSVNYEKLVDGNFVREQLGQPKEMETFGAAIKGIWHVLNSDYGMMRIDFNQPFSLRELVKTFNQSKKVPANGLKKILKSNPSTTSLYGTDVVSDEHKSLVESISKHIIYDCAKSTSAMSTNALAFLLLTKFREGATIKELVSALDSLRNELDQARKDLGFTGDSIDVVNYAVELLGPGLVRKEKVNGEDIIKPIAILPNVIELTYYSNTLVTHFALESIVAIAIHIVANAAGRVSHLELIETVLDLCSLLQYEFILCKPCQNLEHVVLGCLDDLNVRHNIFVAAENDTEQVARSKRIARQFDDDDLDEAATEKPYILSSETSAVEHLNFLRGLLMPLIETYAVTAFTLEKLVGRSLLENELISNILNEIRLQLSQGSLEYEESVSVDPIKNALKLYQKWDILECHAENKLRLYYLKENQDNTESVNFLYQRINKFRQSPKN; from the exons ATGTTCATCCCGGTCCTATTTAGTTTATTCACTTACTTAAAtttgtttcttatttttctattcTTCGTTAAAAAGATGGACctgttcaatttattttatggctCCCTACAACTGACAATCGTGCTGTTTTTCGTCTACTTAATTTTGCTAATGAAATG gATAAACAAAATGGTGGATATCGTTACAAATAGAATCTTCGACACGTTCAGTCGTTTTTCACCCAAAGAAAATCATCAGACTGATTCGTTGACCACCATATCACAGCTGAAGCGTTTTTCCAAAGAGCAACAATTGcgaaagaagaatttttttaaggaCGACGCAAAG GATCGAGAAACTCATCTTTTCGATATCAAGGAAAATGTAGCAGAGGTCGAGATGCCACCGAGCAGACCATTGATGGGTCTCAGCTGCGACTATTGTACCAGCGTCAGTAGG GAATCTCTGGTGAATAAAACTACGGAAAAATTTGCATTAAACAATATCCTCGATCACACTCCCACCATTCAGAAAAATGGGTTCTTTCAACGAACTTTCCCGCATCTCAATCAAGTTTACCAGTTGAAAAAGTTCGATTATCCACAAGTGGCGGAAGTCGTTTTGAAAGATGACCGTTTGAAGCGGGCCACAGAGAAAACCGCACTGCAACAGTTCGCGGATTCGGAAAAAAACGATGACGAGTTCTATCAAGAATTGTTGAAGAACAACCACAAGAGGGCTCACAAATTGCTGTACGGAATGAGATCAACTCTTTCGGATTTTTTGTTAAGATTCACATCGTGGGTTTTGTACAAGTTATTGCCCTGTTTTCTTAGTTGCGTTGTCGCTCATCCTGGCCAAATTAATATGTTAAAAGAAGCCGGGAAAACAAGTCTTCCCTTAATATTCTTACCCTTACATCGATCTCATTTGGATTACATTCTTATTTCGTTTATATTGTTAAACAACAATGTTCGTTCACCGTTAGTCGCAGCTGGTGACAATCTAAGGATCCCTTTCTTTgg TTCCTTACTCCGTGGTTTGGGTGCTTTCTTCATTAAACGACGTGTCGACCCAATTATGGGCCGCAAAGACTTTCTGTACAAAGCAGTTTTACACACTTACATGAACGAATGTCTGAGGGCTGGACACAACATGGAGTTTTTCTTAGAAGGTGGTCGCACAAGAACCGGCAAGCCTTGCATGCCTAAATATGGCATTCTTAGCGTAATTGTGGAAGCTTTCATGGATGGAACCATCGAAGACGCTTTGTTGGTACCTGTCAGTGTAAATTACGAGAAACTGGTCGATGGGAATTTCGTACGTGAGCAACTGGGTCAGCCCAAGGAAATGGAAACTTTTGGTGCAGCCATAAAAGGTATATGGCATGTCCTAAATAGCGATTATGGTATGATGAGGATTGATTTTAACCAACCATTTTCGTTGAGG GAGTTAGTGAAAACCTTTAACCAATCGAAGAAAGTGCCTGCTAATggtctaaaaaaaatattgaaatcgAACCCGTCCACAACTAGTTTATATGGAACAGACGTAGTATCTGATGAACATAAAAGCCTGGTAGAAAGCATATCCAAACATATTATTTATg ATTGTGCCAAATCTACATCAGCTATGTCTACAAATGCTTTAGCTTTTCTGCTCTTAACTAAGTTCCGAGAGGGTGCCACCATCAAAGAACTGGTTAGTGCCTTGGATAGTTTAAGAAACGAGCTGGATCAGGCTAGGAAAGATTTGGGATTCACGGGAGATTCCATTGATGTAGTCAATTATGCTGTGGAGTTATTAGGCCCCGGTTTAGTGAGGAAGGAAAAGGTTAATGGTGAAGACATTATCAAACCAATTGCAATATTACCAAATGTGATTGAACTGACGTATTATAGTAATACGTTAGTTACCCATTTTGCTCTCGAGTCGATAGTGGCCATTGCTATACACATAGTGGCTAATGCAGCAGGGAGAGTTTCTCACTTGGAATTAATCGAAACTGTACTGGACTTGTGCAGCCTGTTACAATATGAATTCATATTATGTAAACCCTGTCAAAATCTGGAACACGTTGTCCTTGGCTGTCTTGATGACTTAAATGTAAGgcataacatttttgtggcAGCGGAAAATGACACAGAACAAGTAGCGAGAAGCAAAAGAATAGCGAGACAGTTTGATGATGACGACCTGGATGAGGCAGCCACTGAAAAACCCTACATTTTAAGCAGCGAAACATCAGCTGttgaacatttaaattttctgcGAGGGTTACTCATGCCGCTGATCGAAACTTACGCCGTTACAGCTTTCACCCTGGAAAAGTTGGTTGGGAGATCACTCTTAGAAAACGAACTAATTAGCAATATTCTTAACGAGATTCGATTGCAATTGTCACAAGGGTCGTTAGAATATG AAGAAAGTGTTTCCGTTGATCCGATTAAAAATGCCCTAAAGTTGTACCAAAAATGGGATATCCTAGAGTGCCatgctgaaaataaattaagactttattatttaaaagaaaaccaAGACAATACAGAATCTGTAAATTTCCTTTACCAGAGAATTAACAAATTTAGGCAATCTCCTAAAAACTAG
- the mino gene encoding glycerol-3-phosphate acyltransferase 1, mitochondrial isoform X2: protein METILECVILMGFMYWAFPSFFSEGISRINKMVDIVTNRIFDTFSRFSPKENHQTDSLTTISQLKRFSKEQQLRKKNFFKDDAKDRETHLFDIKENVAEVEMPPSRPLMGLSCDYCTSVSRESLVNKTTEKFALNNILDHTPTIQKNGFFQRTFPHLNQVYQLKKFDYPQVAEVVLKDDRLKRATEKTALQQFADSEKNDDEFYQELLKNNHKRAHKLLYGMRSTLSDFLLRFTSWVLYKLLPCFLSCVVAHPGQINMLKEAGKTSLPLIFLPLHRSHLDYILISFILLNNNVRSPLVAAGDNLRIPFFGSLLRGLGAFFIKRRVDPIMGRKDFLYKAVLHTYMNECLRAGHNMEFFLEGGRTRTGKPCMPKYGILSVIVEAFMDGTIEDALLVPVSVNYEKLVDGNFVREQLGQPKEMETFGAAIKGIWHVLNSDYGMMRIDFNQPFSLRELVKTFNQSKKVPANGLKKILKSNPSTTSLYGTDVVSDEHKSLVESISKHIIYDCAKSTSAMSTNALAFLLLTKFREGATIKELVSALDSLRNELDQARKDLGFTGDSIDVVNYAVELLGPGLVRKEKVNGEDIIKPIAILPNVIELTYYSNTLVTHFALESIVAIAIHIVANAAGRVSHLELIETVLDLCSLLQYEFILCKPCQNLEHVVLGCLDDLNVRHNIFVAAENDTEQVARSKRIARQFDDDDLDEAATEKPYILSSETSAVEHLNFLRGLLMPLIETYAVTAFTLEKLVGRSLLENELISNILNEIRLQLSQGSLEYEESVSVDPIKNALKLYQKWDILECHAENKLRLYYLKENQDNTESVNFLYQRINKFRQSPKN, encoded by the exons gATAAACAAAATGGTGGATATCGTTACAAATAGAATCTTCGACACGTTCAGTCGTTTTTCACCCAAAGAAAATCATCAGACTGATTCGTTGACCACCATATCACAGCTGAAGCGTTTTTCCAAAGAGCAACAATTGcgaaagaagaatttttttaaggaCGACGCAAAG GATCGAGAAACTCATCTTTTCGATATCAAGGAAAATGTAGCAGAGGTCGAGATGCCACCGAGCAGACCATTGATGGGTCTCAGCTGCGACTATTGTACCAGCGTCAGTAGG GAATCTCTGGTGAATAAAACTACGGAAAAATTTGCATTAAACAATATCCTCGATCACACTCCCACCATTCAGAAAAATGGGTTCTTTCAACGAACTTTCCCGCATCTCAATCAAGTTTACCAGTTGAAAAAGTTCGATTATCCACAAGTGGCGGAAGTCGTTTTGAAAGATGACCGTTTGAAGCGGGCCACAGAGAAAACCGCACTGCAACAGTTCGCGGATTCGGAAAAAAACGATGACGAGTTCTATCAAGAATTGTTGAAGAACAACCACAAGAGGGCTCACAAATTGCTGTACGGAATGAGATCAACTCTTTCGGATTTTTTGTTAAGATTCACATCGTGGGTTTTGTACAAGTTATTGCCCTGTTTTCTTAGTTGCGTTGTCGCTCATCCTGGCCAAATTAATATGTTAAAAGAAGCCGGGAAAACAAGTCTTCCCTTAATATTCTTACCCTTACATCGATCTCATTTGGATTACATTCTTATTTCGTTTATATTGTTAAACAACAATGTTCGTTCACCGTTAGTCGCAGCTGGTGACAATCTAAGGATCCCTTTCTTTgg TTCCTTACTCCGTGGTTTGGGTGCTTTCTTCATTAAACGACGTGTCGACCCAATTATGGGCCGCAAAGACTTTCTGTACAAAGCAGTTTTACACACTTACATGAACGAATGTCTGAGGGCTGGACACAACATGGAGTTTTTCTTAGAAGGTGGTCGCACAAGAACCGGCAAGCCTTGCATGCCTAAATATGGCATTCTTAGCGTAATTGTGGAAGCTTTCATGGATGGAACCATCGAAGACGCTTTGTTGGTACCTGTCAGTGTAAATTACGAGAAACTGGTCGATGGGAATTTCGTACGTGAGCAACTGGGTCAGCCCAAGGAAATGGAAACTTTTGGTGCAGCCATAAAAGGTATATGGCATGTCCTAAATAGCGATTATGGTATGATGAGGATTGATTTTAACCAACCATTTTCGTTGAGG GAGTTAGTGAAAACCTTTAACCAATCGAAGAAAGTGCCTGCTAATggtctaaaaaaaatattgaaatcgAACCCGTCCACAACTAGTTTATATGGAACAGACGTAGTATCTGATGAACATAAAAGCCTGGTAGAAAGCATATCCAAACATATTATTTATg ATTGTGCCAAATCTACATCAGCTATGTCTACAAATGCTTTAGCTTTTCTGCTCTTAACTAAGTTCCGAGAGGGTGCCACCATCAAAGAACTGGTTAGTGCCTTGGATAGTTTAAGAAACGAGCTGGATCAGGCTAGGAAAGATTTGGGATTCACGGGAGATTCCATTGATGTAGTCAATTATGCTGTGGAGTTATTAGGCCCCGGTTTAGTGAGGAAGGAAAAGGTTAATGGTGAAGACATTATCAAACCAATTGCAATATTACCAAATGTGATTGAACTGACGTATTATAGTAATACGTTAGTTACCCATTTTGCTCTCGAGTCGATAGTGGCCATTGCTATACACATAGTGGCTAATGCAGCAGGGAGAGTTTCTCACTTGGAATTAATCGAAACTGTACTGGACTTGTGCAGCCTGTTACAATATGAATTCATATTATGTAAACCCTGTCAAAATCTGGAACACGTTGTCCTTGGCTGTCTTGATGACTTAAATGTAAGgcataacatttttgtggcAGCGGAAAATGACACAGAACAAGTAGCGAGAAGCAAAAGAATAGCGAGACAGTTTGATGATGACGACCTGGATGAGGCAGCCACTGAAAAACCCTACATTTTAAGCAGCGAAACATCAGCTGttgaacatttaaattttctgcGAGGGTTACTCATGCCGCTGATCGAAACTTACGCCGTTACAGCTTTCACCCTGGAAAAGTTGGTTGGGAGATCACTCTTAGAAAACGAACTAATTAGCAATATTCTTAACGAGATTCGATTGCAATTGTCACAAGGGTCGTTAGAATATG AAGAAAGTGTTTCCGTTGATCCGATTAAAAATGCCCTAAAGTTGTACCAAAAATGGGATATCCTAGAGTGCCatgctgaaaataaattaagactttattatttaaaagaaaaccaAGACAATACAGAATCTGTAAATTTCCTTTACCAGAGAATTAACAAATTTAGGCAATCTCCTAAAAACTAG
- the mino gene encoding glycerol-3-phosphate acyltransferase 1, mitochondrial isoform X3, which yields MVDIVTNRIFDTFSRFSPKENHQTDSLTTISQLKRFSKEQQLRKKNFFKDDAKDRETHLFDIKENVAEVEMPPSRPLMGLSCDYCTSVSRESLVNKTTEKFALNNILDHTPTIQKNGFFQRTFPHLNQVYQLKKFDYPQVAEVVLKDDRLKRATEKTALQQFADSEKNDDEFYQELLKNNHKRAHKLLYGMRSTLSDFLLRFTSWVLYKLLPCFLSCVVAHPGQINMLKEAGKTSLPLIFLPLHRSHLDYILISFILLNNNVRSPLVAAGDNLRIPFFGSLLRGLGAFFIKRRVDPIMGRKDFLYKAVLHTYMNECLRAGHNMEFFLEGGRTRTGKPCMPKYGILSVIVEAFMDGTIEDALLVPVSVNYEKLVDGNFVREQLGQPKEMETFGAAIKGIWHVLNSDYGMMRIDFNQPFSLRELVKTFNQSKKVPANGLKKILKSNPSTTSLYGTDVVSDEHKSLVESISKHIIYDCAKSTSAMSTNALAFLLLTKFREGATIKELVSALDSLRNELDQARKDLGFTGDSIDVVNYAVELLGPGLVRKEKVNGEDIIKPIAILPNVIELTYYSNTLVTHFALESIVAIAIHIVANAAGRVSHLELIETVLDLCSLLQYEFILCKPCQNLEHVVLGCLDDLNVRHNIFVAAENDTEQVARSKRIARQFDDDDLDEAATEKPYILSSETSAVEHLNFLRGLLMPLIETYAVTAFTLEKLVGRSLLENELISNILNEIRLQLSQGSLEYEESVSVDPIKNALKLYQKWDILECHAENKLRLYYLKENQDNTESVNFLYQRINKFRQSPKN from the exons ATGGTGGATATCGTTACAAATAGAATCTTCGACACGTTCAGTCGTTTTTCACCCAAAGAAAATCATCAGACTGATTCGTTGACCACCATATCACAGCTGAAGCGTTTTTCCAAAGAGCAACAATTGcgaaagaagaatttttttaaggaCGACGCAAAG GATCGAGAAACTCATCTTTTCGATATCAAGGAAAATGTAGCAGAGGTCGAGATGCCACCGAGCAGACCATTGATGGGTCTCAGCTGCGACTATTGTACCAGCGTCAGTAGG GAATCTCTGGTGAATAAAACTACGGAAAAATTTGCATTAAACAATATCCTCGATCACACTCCCACCATTCAGAAAAATGGGTTCTTTCAACGAACTTTCCCGCATCTCAATCAAGTTTACCAGTTGAAAAAGTTCGATTATCCACAAGTGGCGGAAGTCGTTTTGAAAGATGACCGTTTGAAGCGGGCCACAGAGAAAACCGCACTGCAACAGTTCGCGGATTCGGAAAAAAACGATGACGAGTTCTATCAAGAATTGTTGAAGAACAACCACAAGAGGGCTCACAAATTGCTGTACGGAATGAGATCAACTCTTTCGGATTTTTTGTTAAGATTCACATCGTGGGTTTTGTACAAGTTATTGCCCTGTTTTCTTAGTTGCGTTGTCGCTCATCCTGGCCAAATTAATATGTTAAAAGAAGCCGGGAAAACAAGTCTTCCCTTAATATTCTTACCCTTACATCGATCTCATTTGGATTACATTCTTATTTCGTTTATATTGTTAAACAACAATGTTCGTTCACCGTTAGTCGCAGCTGGTGACAATCTAAGGATCCCTTTCTTTgg TTCCTTACTCCGTGGTTTGGGTGCTTTCTTCATTAAACGACGTGTCGACCCAATTATGGGCCGCAAAGACTTTCTGTACAAAGCAGTTTTACACACTTACATGAACGAATGTCTGAGGGCTGGACACAACATGGAGTTTTTCTTAGAAGGTGGTCGCACAAGAACCGGCAAGCCTTGCATGCCTAAATATGGCATTCTTAGCGTAATTGTGGAAGCTTTCATGGATGGAACCATCGAAGACGCTTTGTTGGTACCTGTCAGTGTAAATTACGAGAAACTGGTCGATGGGAATTTCGTACGTGAGCAACTGGGTCAGCCCAAGGAAATGGAAACTTTTGGTGCAGCCATAAAAGGTATATGGCATGTCCTAAATAGCGATTATGGTATGATGAGGATTGATTTTAACCAACCATTTTCGTTGAGG GAGTTAGTGAAAACCTTTAACCAATCGAAGAAAGTGCCTGCTAATggtctaaaaaaaatattgaaatcgAACCCGTCCACAACTAGTTTATATGGAACAGACGTAGTATCTGATGAACATAAAAGCCTGGTAGAAAGCATATCCAAACATATTATTTATg ATTGTGCCAAATCTACATCAGCTATGTCTACAAATGCTTTAGCTTTTCTGCTCTTAACTAAGTTCCGAGAGGGTGCCACCATCAAAGAACTGGTTAGTGCCTTGGATAGTTTAAGAAACGAGCTGGATCAGGCTAGGAAAGATTTGGGATTCACGGGAGATTCCATTGATGTAGTCAATTATGCTGTGGAGTTATTAGGCCCCGGTTTAGTGAGGAAGGAAAAGGTTAATGGTGAAGACATTATCAAACCAATTGCAATATTACCAAATGTGATTGAACTGACGTATTATAGTAATACGTTAGTTACCCATTTTGCTCTCGAGTCGATAGTGGCCATTGCTATACACATAGTGGCTAATGCAGCAGGGAGAGTTTCTCACTTGGAATTAATCGAAACTGTACTGGACTTGTGCAGCCTGTTACAATATGAATTCATATTATGTAAACCCTGTCAAAATCTGGAACACGTTGTCCTTGGCTGTCTTGATGACTTAAATGTAAGgcataacatttttgtggcAGCGGAAAATGACACAGAACAAGTAGCGAGAAGCAAAAGAATAGCGAGACAGTTTGATGATGACGACCTGGATGAGGCAGCCACTGAAAAACCCTACATTTTAAGCAGCGAAACATCAGCTGttgaacatttaaattttctgcGAGGGTTACTCATGCCGCTGATCGAAACTTACGCCGTTACAGCTTTCACCCTGGAAAAGTTGGTTGGGAGATCACTCTTAGAAAACGAACTAATTAGCAATATTCTTAACGAGATTCGATTGCAATTGTCACAAGGGTCGTTAGAATATG AAGAAAGTGTTTCCGTTGATCCGATTAAAAATGCCCTAAAGTTGTACCAAAAATGGGATATCCTAGAGTGCCatgctgaaaataaattaagactttattatttaaaagaaaaccaAGACAATACAGAATCTGTAAATTTCCTTTACCAGAGAATTAACAAATTTAGGCAATCTCCTAAAAACTAG
- the mino gene encoding glycerol-3-phosphate acyltransferase 1, mitochondrial isoform X4 — MCVEMCAKLCHFARFSVIRTLSSFRDRETHLFDIKENVAEVEMPPSRPLMGLSCDYCTSVSRESLVNKTTEKFALNNILDHTPTIQKNGFFQRTFPHLNQVYQLKKFDYPQVAEVVLKDDRLKRATEKTALQQFADSEKNDDEFYQELLKNNHKRAHKLLYGMRSTLSDFLLRFTSWVLYKLLPCFLSCVVAHPGQINMLKEAGKTSLPLIFLPLHRSHLDYILISFILLNNNVRSPLVAAGDNLRIPFFGSLLRGLGAFFIKRRVDPIMGRKDFLYKAVLHTYMNECLRAGHNMEFFLEGGRTRTGKPCMPKYGILSVIVEAFMDGTIEDALLVPVSVNYEKLVDGNFVREQLGQPKEMETFGAAIKGIWHVLNSDYGMMRIDFNQPFSLRELVKTFNQSKKVPANGLKKILKSNPSTTSLYGTDVVSDEHKSLVESISKHIIYDCAKSTSAMSTNALAFLLLTKFREGATIKELVSALDSLRNELDQARKDLGFTGDSIDVVNYAVELLGPGLVRKEKVNGEDIIKPIAILPNVIELTYYSNTLVTHFALESIVAIAIHIVANAAGRVSHLELIETVLDLCSLLQYEFILCKPCQNLEHVVLGCLDDLNVRHNIFVAAENDTEQVARSKRIARQFDDDDLDEAATEKPYILSSETSAVEHLNFLRGLLMPLIETYAVTAFTLEKLVGRSLLENELISNILNEIRLQLSQGSLEYEESVSVDPIKNALKLYQKWDILECHAENKLRLYYLKENQDNTESVNFLYQRINKFRQSPKN; from the exons ATGTGTGTCGAAATGTGCGCGAAACTCTGTCATTTTGCTAGATTCAGTGTAATTAGGACCCTTTCATCATTTAGA GATCGAGAAACTCATCTTTTCGATATCAAGGAAAATGTAGCAGAGGTCGAGATGCCACCGAGCAGACCATTGATGGGTCTCAGCTGCGACTATTGTACCAGCGTCAGTAGG GAATCTCTGGTGAATAAAACTACGGAAAAATTTGCATTAAACAATATCCTCGATCACACTCCCACCATTCAGAAAAATGGGTTCTTTCAACGAACTTTCCCGCATCTCAATCAAGTTTACCAGTTGAAAAAGTTCGATTATCCACAAGTGGCGGAAGTCGTTTTGAAAGATGACCGTTTGAAGCGGGCCACAGAGAAAACCGCACTGCAACAGTTCGCGGATTCGGAAAAAAACGATGACGAGTTCTATCAAGAATTGTTGAAGAACAACCACAAGAGGGCTCACAAATTGCTGTACGGAATGAGATCAACTCTTTCGGATTTTTTGTTAAGATTCACATCGTGGGTTTTGTACAAGTTATTGCCCTGTTTTCTTAGTTGCGTTGTCGCTCATCCTGGCCAAATTAATATGTTAAAAGAAGCCGGGAAAACAAGTCTTCCCTTAATATTCTTACCCTTACATCGATCTCATTTGGATTACATTCTTATTTCGTTTATATTGTTAAACAACAATGTTCGTTCACCGTTAGTCGCAGCTGGTGACAATCTAAGGATCCCTTTCTTTgg TTCCTTACTCCGTGGTTTGGGTGCTTTCTTCATTAAACGACGTGTCGACCCAATTATGGGCCGCAAAGACTTTCTGTACAAAGCAGTTTTACACACTTACATGAACGAATGTCTGAGGGCTGGACACAACATGGAGTTTTTCTTAGAAGGTGGTCGCACAAGAACCGGCAAGCCTTGCATGCCTAAATATGGCATTCTTAGCGTAATTGTGGAAGCTTTCATGGATGGAACCATCGAAGACGCTTTGTTGGTACCTGTCAGTGTAAATTACGAGAAACTGGTCGATGGGAATTTCGTACGTGAGCAACTGGGTCAGCCCAAGGAAATGGAAACTTTTGGTGCAGCCATAAAAGGTATATGGCATGTCCTAAATAGCGATTATGGTATGATGAGGATTGATTTTAACCAACCATTTTCGTTGAGG GAGTTAGTGAAAACCTTTAACCAATCGAAGAAAGTGCCTGCTAATggtctaaaaaaaatattgaaatcgAACCCGTCCACAACTAGTTTATATGGAACAGACGTAGTATCTGATGAACATAAAAGCCTGGTAGAAAGCATATCCAAACATATTATTTATg ATTGTGCCAAATCTACATCAGCTATGTCTACAAATGCTTTAGCTTTTCTGCTCTTAACTAAGTTCCGAGAGGGTGCCACCATCAAAGAACTGGTTAGTGCCTTGGATAGTTTAAGAAACGAGCTGGATCAGGCTAGGAAAGATTTGGGATTCACGGGAGATTCCATTGATGTAGTCAATTATGCTGTGGAGTTATTAGGCCCCGGTTTAGTGAGGAAGGAAAAGGTTAATGGTGAAGACATTATCAAACCAATTGCAATATTACCAAATGTGATTGAACTGACGTATTATAGTAATACGTTAGTTACCCATTTTGCTCTCGAGTCGATAGTGGCCATTGCTATACACATAGTGGCTAATGCAGCAGGGAGAGTTTCTCACTTGGAATTAATCGAAACTGTACTGGACTTGTGCAGCCTGTTACAATATGAATTCATATTATGTAAACCCTGTCAAAATCTGGAACACGTTGTCCTTGGCTGTCTTGATGACTTAAATGTAAGgcataacatttttgtggcAGCGGAAAATGACACAGAACAAGTAGCGAGAAGCAAAAGAATAGCGAGACAGTTTGATGATGACGACCTGGATGAGGCAGCCACTGAAAAACCCTACATTTTAAGCAGCGAAACATCAGCTGttgaacatttaaattttctgcGAGGGTTACTCATGCCGCTGATCGAAACTTACGCCGTTACAGCTTTCACCCTGGAAAAGTTGGTTGGGAGATCACTCTTAGAAAACGAACTAATTAGCAATATTCTTAACGAGATTCGATTGCAATTGTCACAAGGGTCGTTAGAATATG AAGAAAGTGTTTCCGTTGATCCGATTAAAAATGCCCTAAAGTTGTACCAAAAATGGGATATCCTAGAGTGCCatgctgaaaataaattaagactttattatttaaaagaaaaccaAGACAATACAGAATCTGTAAATTTCCTTTACCAGAGAATTAACAAATTTAGGCAATCTCCTAAAAACTAG